Proteins encoded by one window of Gemmatimonadaceae bacterium:
- a CDS encoding TonB-dependent receptor has translation MKHGRLMVLARRGALALVGSFALPLALIAQGGTIAGTVVDARTLRGLDAAQVQVEGGTLGALTDAAGTFRIAGVPGAQVTLQVRRLGFRPATITARVGQTDVRIVLTEQVASLSEVVITGTAEPVERRAIGNAVTKVDAASIQNIAPSPDVTNILNGKAAGVVVTQGSGAVGSGPRIRIRGAASLSLSDQPLIYVDGIRIANDVSTGPRSQFFSSGVISRLNDIDPENIESIEVIKGPAAATLYGTEANNGVIQIITKRGKAGRPVVSLNVRQGGNWFKGAEARIGQTFRRMPDGSIKSWNPVAIDREAGLDLFQTGLSQSYNLGLNGGTDAVRYNFNGSYDNDKGIEPTNHLWRWTGGGNVSLSPYKSLDIQATFNTNQQVVNVPLEAGGGMWFSAYFGQAPVTDAEKLRRGYFSAPPEAFWGAFKQYQALKRTTGSLQFNHRAGTWLTQRLVVGNDLTGEDNVNQTERMAPFFRQFFGSPVDQNGNKFTRRRELGVTSIDYAGTVKPKLFGVQTSTSFGAQYFRRQTYALSARGEGFPAGGLLLVDAAAATFGGEDFVENSTVGFYGQEQVNLNDRMYLTAALRVDNNSAFGEDFSWVTYPKVSGTWVINEEPWFRLGPVNTLKLRAAYGQTGQQPDVNSALRTYSATTGGDGNPAVTPQSLGNPQLKPERAGEIELGFDATMFSERVSAELTWYRRDTKDGILFRDVAPSSGFAGQRVVNIGGIRSAGIELQTRWNALSRDNLNLDFGFNISNNTNEITSLGDPASLAKDPSGVPFIAVGANRNIIGKPVMSWYDLKVRQATFNQTTKRAEGQQCDDGKGGLINCLTATGQPNAPRVFVGRSDPALEGSFNTTLTAFRQWRFYGLVDFKGGHRILNNNDRARCQVFNQCMANLEPEKYDPTFVAQIQSPNILRHWIYQKGKFARLRELSLSYTMAPSLAQRVGARGGSLTLSGRNLALWTPYGGTDPENFFTLQQFVRLEQAQVPPLSSVLFSFSLTY, from the coding sequence ATGAAACACGGTCGTCTGATGGTTCTCGCCCGCCGCGGCGCTCTTGCCCTGGTCGGCTCGTTCGCACTCCCGTTGGCCCTGATCGCCCAGGGCGGCACGATCGCCGGCACGGTGGTCGACGCGCGCACCCTGCGTGGCCTCGATGCCGCACAGGTGCAGGTCGAAGGCGGCACACTCGGCGCGCTCACTGATGCCGCCGGCACGTTCCGCATCGCCGGCGTCCCGGGGGCGCAGGTCACTCTCCAGGTTCGGCGCCTCGGATTCCGGCCGGCCACCATCACGGCGCGCGTCGGCCAAACCGACGTGCGCATCGTGCTCACGGAACAGGTCGCCTCGCTCTCCGAGGTCGTCATCACCGGAACCGCGGAACCAGTGGAGCGGCGCGCCATCGGCAACGCGGTCACCAAGGTCGATGCGGCGTCGATCCAGAACATCGCGCCGTCGCCGGACGTCACGAACATCCTCAACGGCAAGGCGGCCGGCGTGGTCGTGACCCAGGGCTCCGGCGCGGTCGGCTCCGGACCGCGCATCCGAATCCGTGGCGCTGCCTCGCTCTCCCTCAGCGACCAGCCGCTCATCTATGTCGACGGCATCCGCATCGCCAACGACGTCTCCACCGGACCCCGGTCGCAGTTCTTCAGCTCCGGCGTCATCTCGCGCCTCAACGACATCGATCCCGAGAACATCGAAAGCATCGAGGTCATCAAGGGCCCCGCGGCCGCGACGCTCTACGGCACCGAAGCCAACAACGGCGTCATCCAGATCATCACCAAGCGCGGCAAAGCGGGTCGGCCCGTGGTCTCGCTCAACGTCCGGCAGGGCGGCAACTGGTTCAAGGGCGCCGAGGCGCGCATCGGCCAGACGTTCAGGCGCATGCCAGACGGTTCGATCAAGTCCTGGAATCCCGTGGCCATCGATCGTGAGGCGGGCCTCGATCTCTTCCAGACCGGCCTGTCGCAGTCGTACAACCTCGGCCTCAACGGCGGCACCGATGCGGTGCGCTACAACTTCAACGGCTCGTACGACAACGACAAAGGCATCGAGCCGACGAACCACCTGTGGCGCTGGACGGGCGGCGGCAACGTTTCGCTCTCGCCCTACAAGTCGCTCGACATCCAGGCCACGTTCAACACCAACCAGCAGGTGGTGAACGTTCCGCTGGAAGCAGGCGGTGGCATGTGGTTCAGTGCCTATTTCGGTCAGGCGCCGGTCACTGACGCCGAGAAGCTGCGACGCGGGTACTTCTCGGCGCCGCCAGAAGCCTTCTGGGGCGCGTTCAAGCAGTACCAGGCGCTCAAGCGCACGACCGGCAGTCTCCAGTTCAACCACCGCGCCGGAACCTGGCTCACGCAGCGTCTCGTCGTTGGCAACGACCTCACGGGCGAAGACAACGTCAACCAGACGGAGCGGATGGCGCCGTTCTTCCGCCAGTTCTTCGGCAGTCCGGTGGACCAGAACGGCAACAAGTTCACGCGACGTCGCGAACTGGGCGTGACCAGCATCGACTACGCCGGAACGGTGAAGCCCAAACTCTTCGGCGTGCAGACGTCGACGTCGTTCGGCGCCCAGTACTTCCGTCGCCAGACGTACGCGCTCTCGGCGCGCGGCGAAGGCTTTCCGGCGGGCGGTCTGCTGCTGGTGGATGCCGCCGCGGCCACCTTTGGCGGCGAAGACTTCGTCGAGAACTCCACGGTCGGGTTCTACGGACAGGAGCAAGTGAATCTGAACGACCGCATGTACCTCACCGCCGCGCTGCGCGTCGACAACAACTCGGCCTTCGGCGAGGACTTCTCGTGGGTGACGTACCCCAAGGTGTCGGGCACCTGGGTCATCAACGAGGAGCCGTGGTTCAGGCTCGGGCCCGTCAACACACTCAAGCTGCGTGCCGCGTACGGACAGACGGGCCAGCAGCCTGACGTCAACTCGGCGCTGCGCACCTACTCGGCGACCACCGGTGGCGATGGCAATCCGGCCGTGACGCCTCAGTCCCTCGGCAATCCACAGCTCAAGCCCGAGCGCGCCGGCGAGATCGAACTCGGCTTCGATGCCACGATGTTCAGCGAGCGCGTGAGCGCCGAGCTCACGTGGTACCGGCGAGATACAAAGGACGGCATCCTGTTCCGGGACGTGGCGCCGTCGAGCGGTTTCGCCGGACAGCGCGTGGTCAACATCGGCGGGATCCGCAGCGCGGGCATCGAGCTGCAGACGCGCTGGAACGCACTCAGCCGCGATAACCTCAACCTCGATTTCGGGTTCAACATCTCCAACAACACGAACGAGATCACGAGCCTGGGCGACCCCGCGTCGCTGGCGAAGGATCCGAGCGGCGTGCCGTTCATCGCCGTGGGCGCAAACCGCAACATCATCGGCAAGCCGGTGATGTCGTGGTACGATCTCAAGGTGCGCCAGGCGACGTTCAATCAGACCACGAAGCGCGCCGAGGGCCAGCAGTGCGACGACGGCAAGGGCGGGCTGATCAACTGCCTGACCGCGACCGGCCAGCCCAACGCTCCACGGGTGTTCGTCGGACGGTCCGATCCGGCGCTCGAAGGGTCGTTCAACACGACGCTCACGGCGTTCCGGCAGTGGCGCTTCTACGGCCTGGTCGACTTCAAGGGCGGCCATCGCATCCTGAACAACAACGATCGGGCGCGCTGTCAGGTGTTCAATCAGTGCATGGCCAACCTCGAGCCCGAGAAGTACGACCCGACGTTCGTGGCGCAAATCCAGTCGCCGAACATCCTGCGCCACTGGATCTACCAGAAGGGCAAGTTCGCCCGCCTGCGGGAACTGTCATTGAGTTACACGATGGCGCCGTCGCTGGCGCAGCGGGTCGGAGCGCGGGGTGGTTCGCTCACGCTCTCAGGCCGCAACCTCGCCCTGTGGACGCCGTACGGCGGCACAGATCCGGAGAACTTCTTCACGCTGCAGCAGTTCGTGCGGCTCGAGCAGGCGCAGGTGCCGCCGCTGTCGTCGGTGCTGTTCTCCTTCTCTCTCACCTACTGA
- a CDS encoding RagB/SusD family nutrient uptake outer membrane protein: protein MNTHRPRARATRFVVATMAMTIAGGALTACDTLLEADAPSRILESTLLQPSNASVLVAGAIADVECALGNYVAAAGTISDEFMDAQANAAIWDLDRRTSNPATTLYATGGCGGLGGIYTPVSVARFQTDQALKLLNGWTDAQVPGRNALIARAAAYAGYAYVLLGEGFCSAAVDLGPEMTPAQVFAAAEARFTTAISTAGVPDSIRNMAYVGRARARLNQNKRTEAAADAALVPDNFTFSARTTAASGRAENRVFRVNNTTGQITVDTSFRGLTVNGTPDPRVPVVDAGRGGSLPTVRLWAQNKYGSLAASIPMATWREALLIRAEVAGGQQAVTLINQLRARHSLPQFQSNDNAAILAQVQEERRRELFLEGHRLFDTIRFNVPLRPPAGAAFPNGGGTYGSNKCLPLPDIERLNNPTISGG from the coding sequence ATGAACACGCATCGCCCCCGCGCCCGTGCGACCCGGTTCGTCGTGGCCACGATGGCCATGACGATCGCCGGCGGCGCGCTGACCGCATGTGACACGCTGCTCGAGGCCGACGCCCCGAGCCGCATTCTCGAATCGACGCTGTTGCAACCGTCCAATGCCTCGGTGCTCGTGGCCGGCGCCATTGCGGACGTGGAGTGTGCCCTGGGCAACTACGTGGCGGCTGCGGGCACGATCTCCGACGAGTTCATGGACGCGCAGGCCAACGCGGCCATCTGGGACCTCGACCGTCGGACCAGCAATCCGGCGACCACGCTGTACGCGACCGGCGGCTGTGGCGGCCTTGGTGGCATCTACACGCCGGTCTCGGTCGCGCGGTTCCAGACCGACCAGGCGCTCAAGCTCCTGAACGGATGGACGGACGCACAGGTGCCGGGCCGCAACGCGCTCATCGCGCGCGCCGCCGCCTACGCGGGGTACGCCTACGTGCTGCTCGGCGAGGGCTTCTGCTCTGCCGCTGTAGACCTGGGGCCGGAGATGACGCCCGCGCAGGTGTTCGCGGCCGCCGAGGCCCGGTTCACGACGGCCATCTCGACGGCCGGTGTGCCGGACTCCATCCGGAACATGGCATACGTCGGGAGGGCCCGCGCGCGACTCAACCAGAACAAGCGGACCGAAGCAGCGGCCGACGCGGCCCTGGTTCCCGACAACTTCACGTTCAGCGCACGCACGACCGCCGCGAGCGGCCGCGCCGAGAATCGCGTGTTCCGTGTCAACAACACGACGGGCCAGATCACGGTGGACACGTCGTTCCGCGGACTGACGGTGAACGGAACGCCCGATCCTCGCGTGCCAGTGGTGGACGCTGGGCGCGGCGGATCGCTGCCAACGGTTCGACTGTGGGCGCAGAACAAGTACGGCTCGCTCGCCGCGTCGATTCCGATGGCGACATGGCGGGAGGCGCTGCTCATTCGCGCCGAAGTGGCTGGCGGGCAGCAGGCCGTCACGCTGATCAACCAGCTGCGCGCGCGGCACAGCCTGCCCCAGTTCCAGAGCAACGACAACGCCGCGATCCTCGCCCAGGTGCAGGAGGAGCGTCGCCGCGAACTGTTCCTGGAAGGGCACCGTTTGTTCGACACCATTCGGTTCAACGTGCCGCTCCGGCCGCCGGCAGGCGCGGCGTTCCCCAACGGCGGCGGTACGTACGGTAGCAACAAGTGCCTGCCGCTGCCGGACATCGAACGGCTGAACAACCCGACGATCTCAGGGGGGTAG
- a CDS encoding serine hydrolase, translated as MPRFLLIAILGASLACSQREAVSTDVIGPDARYASVSAQLSQFIEREMRDKGIRALSIALVDDQTTVWARGFGLADSASGRRATAGTVYRVGSVSKLFTDIGVMQLLERGEVDLDAPVQQYLPTFAPKNTSGRAITLRQLMSHFSGLVREPPRGNYFDDSGTSLADMVASLDSTALVYEPETHRKYSNAAIGAVSYLLQVKGGEPFPAWLQRHVLDSLGLEESSFEPREDLVARMARGEMWTYHHRSFDAPNFQLGMAPAGSMYSTMPDLAKFMSALFRGGQGVRGRVLRPETIESMWKPQYAAADARTGAGIGFQIGNLDGARTVNHGGAIYGFATQLSALPDEKLGVAVSASKDGMNALTSRIATEALRLMRAAKAGQTLPSIDTTSRVSLALARPLAGAWGTRAAPITVVVRDSTPLLSGASDHQMQLRQWKGDTLIADDGMSFGTRVWLDAGQLVVGDARYPRLPDERAIPAAPPAHWRGLIGEYGWDHNVLYILERGGRLHALIEWFFEYPLSEISPDVYAFPRGGLYDGEQLVFTRDASGRAQRVVAASVPFVRRTWVGEDGGIFRITPVRPVDQLRAAALAAQPPQETGEFRASDLVELTALDSTIRLDIRYATDRNFLSVPVYTQARAFLQRPAAEALVRAHRALRARGYGLLVHDGYRPWYVTRMFWDGTPEDKHTFVADPSRGSRHNRGSAVDLTMYDLRTGEPVVTTGGYDEMSDRSYPDYPGGTSRQRALREILRSAMEAEGFTVFEAEWWHFDYRDWRSYRIGNARFEELGR; from the coding sequence ATGCCGCGTTTCCTTCTCATCGCGATCCTCGGAGCGTCACTCGCGTGTTCGCAACGTGAGGCGGTTTCCACCGACGTCATCGGACCGGACGCTCGTTATGCATCGGTCTCGGCGCAGTTGTCGCAGTTCATCGAACGGGAGATGAGGGACAAGGGGATCCGTGCCCTGTCGATTGCGTTGGTCGACGACCAGACGACCGTATGGGCGCGCGGGTTCGGGCTGGCGGACTCCGCGTCGGGGCGTCGCGCGACGGCGGGCACGGTATATCGCGTTGGCTCGGTGTCCAAGCTTTTCACGGACATCGGAGTCATGCAGTTGCTCGAGCGGGGCGAGGTGGATCTCGATGCGCCGGTACAGCAGTACCTGCCCACGTTCGCGCCGAAGAACACCTCGGGCCGAGCGATCACGCTGCGCCAGCTCATGTCGCACTTCTCCGGCCTGGTGCGTGAGCCGCCGCGGGGCAACTACTTCGACGACAGCGGGACATCGCTGGCCGACATGGTGGCGAGCCTCGACTCTACCGCACTCGTCTACGAGCCCGAGACCCATCGCAAGTACTCCAACGCGGCGATCGGAGCCGTCAGTTACCTGCTGCAGGTGAAGGGCGGCGAGCCGTTCCCGGCCTGGCTGCAGCGCCATGTGCTCGACTCGCTGGGTCTGGAGGAGTCCTCGTTCGAGCCGAGGGAGGATCTGGTGGCCCGGATGGCCCGCGGCGAGATGTGGACCTATCACCATCGGTCGTTCGACGCGCCCAACTTTCAGCTGGGCATGGCGCCGGCCGGCAGCATGTACAGCACGATGCCCGACCTCGCGAAGTTCATGAGTGCGCTGTTTCGCGGTGGGCAGGGTGTTCGGGGTCGCGTCCTCCGTCCGGAGACGATCGAGAGCATGTGGAAGCCGCAGTACGCCGCGGCCGATGCGCGCACGGGTGCGGGGATCGGGTTCCAGATCGGCAATCTCGACGGAGCCCGCACGGTAAACCACGGCGGCGCGATCTATGGATTCGCCACGCAGCTGTCCGCGCTGCCTGACGAGAAGCTTGGCGTTGCGGTGAGTGCGTCGAAGGATGGCATGAACGCGCTCACCAGCCGCATCGCGACGGAAGCGCTGCGTCTGATGCGCGCCGCGAAGGCCGGACAGACTCTCCCATCGATCGACACGACGTCGCGCGTGTCATTGGCGCTTGCCCGACCCCTGGCGGGCGCGTGGGGAACGCGAGCAGCGCCCATCACCGTCGTCGTGCGCGATTCGACGCCGTTGCTCTCCGGAGCCAGTGACCACCAGATGCAGCTGCGTCAATGGAAAGGCGACACGCTCATCGCCGACGACGGCATGTCCTTCGGCACCAGGGTCTGGCTCGATGCCGGGCAACTCGTGGTGGGAGACGCACGGTACCCGCGGTTGCCTGACGAGCGCGCGATCCCGGCGGCGCCGCCCGCGCATTGGCGCGGACTGATCGGCGAATACGGCTGGGACCACAACGTGCTGTACATCCTCGAGCGGGGCGGACGACTGCACGCACTGATCGAGTGGTTCTTCGAGTATCCCCTCTCAGAGATCTCGCCCGACGTGTACGCGTTCCCTCGCGGCGGGCTGTACGACGGCGAGCAGCTCGTGTTCACGCGTGATGCCAGCGGTCGGGCGCAGCGCGTGGTGGCCGCGAGCGTGCCGTTCGTGCGGCGCACGTGGGTGGGCGAGGACGGTGGCATCTTCCGCATCACCCCCGTGAGGCCGGTGGACCAGCTGCGCGCTGCCGCCCTGGCCGCGCAGCCGCCACAGGAGACGGGAGAGTTCCGGGCGAGCGACCTGGTGGAGCTCACGGCACTGGACTCGACGATTCGCCTCGACATCCGCTATGCGACGGATCGCAACTTCCTGAGCGTGCCGGTCTACACGCAGGCGCGTGCATTCCTGCAGCGGCCGGCCGCCGAGGCGTTGGTGCGCGCGCATCGCGCCTTGCGGGCCAGAGGCTATGGCCTCCTCGTCCACGACGGCTATCGGCCGTGGTACGTGACCAGGATGTTCTGGGATGGCACGCCGGAGGACAAGCACACCTTTGTTGCAGATCCGTCGCGGGGGTCGCGCCACAACCGTGGCAGTGCGGTAGATCTCACGATGTACGATCTGCGGACCGGCGAGCCCGTGGTGACGACCGGCGGGTACGACGAGATGTCGGACCGGTCGTATCCCGACTATCCCGGCGGCACCTCACGCCAGCGGGCCCTGCGCGAGATCCTGCGCTCGGCGATGGAGGCCGAGGGGTTCACGGTGTTCGAGGCCGAGTGGTGGCACTTCGACTATCGCGACTGGCGGAGCTACCGGATCGGCAACGCGCGGTTCGAGGAGCTCGGGCGTTAG
- a CDS encoding carbohydrate binding family 9 domain-containing protein, giving the protein MHRTTALGLALGAGLALAAPLHAQSPASSDSTTARRAGRYSADGRREVQAAAAAGSIRIDGVLDEPGWRTAEPATDFVQSEPLTGQPASQATEVRILFDADNLYVGAVLHDTDPSHAVVNDIRKDFREEDQDDFEVLLDTFGDRRNGYVFSTNIEGARHDRQVALEGREINQSWDAVWDVRTKRTANGWTVEMRIPFRALRFDKDGGSSWGINFSRRIRRGNEVVFWSPVPRAYNMNRVSLAGTLTGLQTGSAGRDLRVKPYIADNTVRALGTASAPRPRVVNTMDVGVDVKAALTPGLTMDLTVNPDFGQVEADEQQVNLTQFSQFFPEKRDFFLENSGVFYVGDAARNNRVNPTPTPDEDNLLFFSRRIGLTSGGRAIPILGGIRLTGKLTEQTRLGVLSVQDRAIGTDPGSNASVIRFRQNIGRIGNDFGAFVMQNTHTTGPSYTNRVYGVDKNLRLFGNLDWNSYVVKTSTPGIDSGDYAWRSTLNWEGNFFHGKGGLMQLGPGFQNDLGYYRRTGVRKYLLDTGIRPRSASLRAHGIREFHPHVVWDYQEDIDGHILGKRMHTGWSTFFNNGSVIEWSVNPTFNRLTSPLRPNVKMQQPIPAGGYSWNEHMVYVTSDQSRMFSTNTRLIWGGLYSGTQRTINGSVTFRPNYRFRATVGLQRTEADLELPNEKFTNSLTTVRAAWSFNTNMFIDALSQYDAVSKQFNANVRFNLIHHPLSDLFIVYNDQRILTPDAPVPGRGLILKFTQMFSF; this is encoded by the coding sequence ATGCATCGCACAACCGCACTCGGCCTTGCCCTCGGGGCTGGCCTTGCCTTGGCCGCGCCGCTGCACGCCCAGTCGCCCGCCAGCTCCGACTCCACCACCGCGCGCCGGGCCGGCCGCTACTCCGCCGACGGGCGCCGCGAGGTCCAGGCCGCGGCGGCCGCGGGATCCATCCGCATCGATGGCGTGCTCGATGAGCCCGGCTGGCGCACCGCTGAACCGGCGACCGACTTCGTCCAGTCCGAGCCCCTTACCGGGCAGCCCGCGTCACAGGCCACCGAAGTTCGCATCCTGTTTGATGCCGACAACCTCTATGTGGGCGCGGTACTTCACGACACCGACCCATCGCACGCGGTCGTGAACGACATTCGCAAGGACTTCCGCGAGGAAGACCAGGACGACTTCGAGGTGCTGCTCGACACGTTCGGCGATCGGCGCAACGGCTACGTCTTCTCGACCAACATCGAGGGAGCGCGCCACGACCGACAGGTGGCCCTCGAAGGGCGGGAGATCAATCAGAGCTGGGATGCGGTGTGGGACGTGCGCACGAAGCGCACGGCGAACGGCTGGACCGTCGAGATGCGCATCCCGTTCCGGGCACTGCGCTTCGACAAGGACGGCGGATCGTCGTGGGGCATCAACTTCTCGCGTCGCATCCGCCGCGGCAACGAAGTGGTGTTCTGGTCGCCCGTCCCCCGCGCGTACAACATGAACCGCGTGTCGCTGGCCGGCACGTTGACCGGGCTCCAGACCGGCAGCGCCGGGCGCGACCTGCGCGTGAAGCCCTACATCGCCGACAACACGGTGCGGGCGCTGGGCACCGCCAGCGCGCCGCGACCGCGCGTGGTGAACACCATGGACGTCGGCGTGGACGTGAAGGCCGCGCTCACGCCGGGGCTCACCATGGACCTGACGGTGAACCCGGACTTCGGCCAGGTCGAAGCCGACGAACAGCAGGTGAACCTCACGCAGTTCTCGCAGTTCTTCCCGGAGAAGCGCGATTTCTTCCTCGAGAACTCCGGCGTCTTCTACGTGGGAGACGCCGCGCGCAACAACCGCGTGAACCCGACGCCCACGCCTGACGAGGACAACCTGCTGTTCTTCTCGCGTCGCATCGGCCTCACGTCGGGCGGGCGCGCCATTCCGATCCTTGGCGGCATTCGCCTCACCGGAAAGCTCACCGAGCAGACGCGCCTTGGCGTGCTGAGCGTGCAGGACCGCGCCATCGGCACGGACCCGGGCTCGAACGCCAGCGTGATCCGATTCCGGCAGAACATCGGACGCATCGGCAACGACTTCGGCGCGTTCGTCATGCAGAACACGCACACCACGGGCCCGTCGTACACCAACCGGGTCTATGGCGTGGACAAGAATCTCCGCCTGTTCGGCAATCTCGACTGGAACTCGTACGTCGTGAAGACGTCGACGCCGGGCATCGACTCCGGCGACTATGCGTGGCGGAGCACGCTCAACTGGGAAGGCAACTTCTTCCACGGCAAGGGCGGCCTGATGCAGCTCGGCCCGGGCTTCCAGAACGACCTGGGCTACTACCGTCGCACCGGCGTGCGGAAGTATCTGCTCGACACCGGCATCCGCCCGCGCTCGGCGTCACTGCGCGCGCACGGGATCCGGGAGTTCCATCCGCACGTGGTCTGGGACTATCAGGAGGACATCGACGGACACATCCTCGGCAAGCGCATGCACACCGGCTGGTCGACGTTCTTCAACAACGGCAGCGTGATCGAGTGGTCGGTGAACCCCACGTTCAACCGGCTCACCTCGCCATTGCGCCCCAACGTCAAGATGCAGCAGCCGATCCCCGCCGGCGGCTATTCGTGGAACGAACACATGGTGTACGTCACGTCAGACCAGAGCCGCATGTTCTCGACGAACACGCGGCTCATCTGGGGCGGGCTGTACAGCGGCACTCAGCGCACGATCAACGGCTCGGTGACGTTCCGCCCCAACTACCGCTTCCGGGCGACGGTCGGCCTGCAGCGTACGGAAGCGGACCTCGAACTGCCCAACGAAAAGTTCACCAACAGCCTCACCACGGTGCGCGCCGCCTGGTCGTTCAACACCAACATGTTCATCGACGCGCTCTCGCAATACGACGCCGTCAGCAAGCAGTTCAACGCCAACGTGCGCTTCAACCTGATCCACCACCCGTTGAGCGACCTGTTCATCGTCTACAACGACCAGCGCATCCTGACGCCCGATGCCCCGGTCCCCGGGCGCGGCCTCATCCTCAAGTTCACGCAGATGTTCTCGTTCTAG
- a CDS encoding sodium:solute symporter family protein, with protein MSPVLAAVLAYLGLQLAIGFWASRRIRNESDYLLAGRKLGYGLATFSIFATWFGAETVMGSAGTAYTDGASLANAEPFGYGLCIFGMGLVFAVPLWRRKLTTLADLFRERYSVRVERVAAVILIPSSILWAAAQVRAFGHVLSLAGSLPLDLAIGIATGFTVLYTAFGGLLADAVTDVVQGVMVALGLIAVLVAVIFALPDGLTLGAILAAPGAVQVTPTTDLSWIEVAEEWSIPVFGSILAAELVSRVIATPTARIARRSAFLAGGMYLVIGMIPLVLGLVGRHVVPGLEDAEQVVPAIAQTLLPTALFVVFAGALLSAILSTVDSTLLAAAGLLSHNLAIPLFRVTDEGAKVRIARWAVAGFGAIAWILAVRAEGVFALVEEASALGSSGAFVVIVFALFSRRGGERTALATLLIGLVVYAVATYAGVTAPYLLSLGAAFATYAVGAFGGGSARVMSASP; from the coding sequence TTGTCTCCCGTCCTCGCCGCCGTCCTCGCCTACCTTGGCCTCCAGCTGGCCATCGGCTTCTGGGCCTCACGACGCATCCGCAACGAAAGCGACTACCTGCTGGCCGGCCGCAAGCTCGGGTACGGACTCGCGACGTTTTCCATCTTCGCCACCTGGTTTGGCGCTGAAACGGTGATGGGATCGGCGGGGACGGCCTACACCGATGGTGCATCGCTCGCGAACGCCGAGCCGTTTGGCTACGGTCTCTGCATCTTCGGCATGGGCCTCGTCTTCGCCGTGCCCCTCTGGCGCCGCAAGCTCACCACGCTGGCCGATCTGTTTCGCGAGCGCTATTCCGTCCGCGTCGAACGCGTCGCCGCGGTCATCCTCATCCCCAGCTCCATCCTCTGGGCCGCAGCACAGGTTCGCGCGTTCGGCCACGTGCTCTCGCTGGCGGGCTCGCTGCCGCTCGATCTCGCGATCGGGATCGCCACCGGGTTCACCGTGCTCTACACGGCCTTTGGAGGCCTGCTCGCCGACGCGGTGACCGACGTCGTGCAGGGCGTCATGGTCGCCCTCGGACTCATCGCCGTCCTGGTCGCCGTCATCTTCGCCCTGCCCGACGGCCTCACGCTTGGCGCCATCCTCGCCGCACCTGGTGCGGTGCAGGTGACACCGACTACCGACCTGTCATGGATCGAAGTCGCCGAAGAGTGGTCGATCCCGGTGTTCGGCTCGATCCTGGCCGCTGAACTCGTGAGCCGCGTGATTGCCACGCCCACCGCACGCATCGCGCGCCGCTCCGCGTTTCTTGCCGGCGGCATGTACCTCGTCATCGGCATGATCCCGCTGGTGCTTGGCTTGGTCGGTCGCCACGTCGTCCCGGGCCTCGAGGACGCCGAGCAGGTGGTGCCCGCCATCGCGCAGACACTGCTCCCGACGGCGCTGTTCGTCGTGTTTGCCGGTGCCCTCCTTTCCGCCATCCTGTCCACCGTCGACAGCACCCTGCTCGCGGCCGCGGGACTGCTTTCGCACAATCTCGCGATCCCGCTCTTTCGCGTGACCGACGAAGGCGCCAAGGTCCGCATCGCGCGATGGGCCGTCGCGGGCTTTGGCGCCATCGCGTGGATCCTTGCCGTGCGTGCGGAGGGCGTCTTTGCCCTCGTGGAAGAAGCGTCGGCCCTGGGAAGTTCGGGAGCGTTCGTCGTCATCGTCTTCGCCCTGTTCTCGCGTCGCGGCGGCGAACGGACGGCGCTCGCCACGCTGCTCATCGGGCTCGTCGTGTACGCGGTCGCCACGTATGCCGGCGTCACGGCGCCCTACCTGCTCTCGCTGGGCGCAGCGTTTGCCACGTACGCCGTTGGCGCCTTCGGCGGGGGGAGCGCGCGGGTCATGTCCGCGTCGCCCTGA